Genomic segment of Triticum aestivum cultivar Chinese Spring chromosome 6A, IWGSC CS RefSeq v2.1, whole genome shotgun sequence:
GGCCGTCCGGATCCTCAAGCGTGGCGAGGAGCCCCCGGTCCCCTCACCCGCCCCTGCACCTGTCCAGGCCCGGGCGCAAGCCCCGCCCGCGGACAGGCGTCTGCGGTCTCCCTCCCCTGCCTCACCGCCCGTCGTCAAGGCCCGGCCCCAAGCCCCGCCAGCGGACAGGCGCGTACGGTCTCCTCCCCCAGCCTCGGCACCTATCGCGTCGGCCCGGGCGCAAGCCCCGCCGGCCGACAAGAGGGCGCTCCGGACCACCAGCCGGATCGGCCCGCAGCAACCTTCCGTCGTCCCGACTAAAAAGATGGTGCCAGTCGCCATCGCAACCAGCTATGCGGGCCCGGCGTTCTCGGCCGCGGCCCCGGAGCCGAGCTCCCTCCCCCTCCCAGGGTTCTTCTTCCGGCgcgcagaggaagaggccacccgCGGCCTCCGGTGCCTGCTCCGCATCGGCGAGCTCTCATGATGACGGCTCCCCCTCCAGCAGCGTCGTGTGCGCCCCCTCCGCGGCCGCGCCGTTCTgctctgctccctcctccccctcgTATCACCGCCTCTGCACCGaagcaacaacaagaagaagaggtggtggtggtggtaataACTCTCCCTGACTGAAGGATGGAAGGATTTTATCTGTGGATGGTCGGTGTGCGGATGGGTCCGGCGGCAAGCTTGGCCGGATCAGATCCCGGCTCCGTTCCGATCGAACCCTTCCGGTATTTTTTCAGAGGAAGGGTCATCGGGGGAGCGGAGGTCCGGCGGTAGGGTTTGGTGGTGGTTGCTTTAGGTTCGcgcggtgctgctgctgctgcacaggTGTTTGGTTCGCCTTGATGTCGTTAGGTAGCTTGTTAATTGTCGGTCAGTCAGAATGATTAAGGGTTGGTTCTTGGTTTAGGTGGCGATAATCTGGTAGCTAGGGAGTGGGTCTCAGGTTTGGTTGCAGTGATGTTAATAATTGAAGTTTATGTGTGCGTGTGTGGGTCGAAGGTATGAGTTATGAGGTAAATTATATATACTGAAAAGTATGGAGGTAGTTGCATCATCAGCTGAGCTATGTGTAGTTGGTGTAGCGACTGAGAAGTGTGTCTAGTTGCATCAGCTAGGCTATGTGTAGTTGATTTAGCAACTGAGTTATGTTAGGTAAGAGTTGTTCATGGTCATATCGAAGTCTGTATCGGTCGATCATAGTGTTATAATCCGTGAAATAAAGTATGTCAGTGGTAGATTATATGAGCTCTTGTCTTGAATCTTGATGGTGTGTGAtcatcatctgttcttgattcttGTTCATAATGATTTGTTGAACTTGCACAACAGTCTCTACCTCGACATCTCTACCTTTATGATGACCCCCATTATGATCTGACAATTGATATCCACCAGTGATGAAATATACTGCTTTCTTAGGAGGTGGTGGTGTTGATTGAATGCCACCAGCACTTGTCTCTCTGGCTAAGCAAGGCCAAATCATACTCCACCAGCCAGGCGTGTTAGCTGATTATCTACACCTAACTTGGCTGGATGTTGATGCATCAGCCAACAACCGTATGAGCTGGAGAAGAATACAACAATTCAGTTTGGTTGACCCAGAAACTTGCCGAACGTGGTGACGCGTCCGCCGAGCCGAAACTCCGTGTGCTCGAAGCCACTTGAACCTTCGAGGTGTCTGGCAAAAGCTTTGGCTCCGATCAGCCGTGAATCTTGCGTGGTTGCCGTCTCTCAGGGGCAGCAGAGGGAtggatggcggcgtcggcgtcCCGTTGTCAATCAAGGCCGGTTGTTCTACGTGGGCGTTTGACACGACGGCAGCTCCTTGTGCCGACCCTGTGTTGGTGTTGGCCGGTGATAACAATCCCAACTACGTACGTTTGAAGCTGGGCAAgatgatcatttggcttgaaaatgTAAGCACAATTCAGACTTGAATAAAACCAATCGTCGGAGGATTGATTGAGTAGGCATCAACTGGTTGAGGGTCACCGATAAGCAATCCTGGCAGGACAAGTGGACGCACGAGTTGGGAGGCTAATGGCTTCGCTGACGGTGATGAGACGAGATGCGTCGACTTTGACGTGGAGGATCCAAGTATT
This window contains:
- the LOC123128793 gene encoding serine/arginine repetitive matrix protein 1 encodes the protein MATAVLRSHDALANRMHLDAFAASPQAAKQRRRRHPKPASPPPKVVAGSSPPKPALLASPALKQAPAAGRRSPPAKPARKQPSPTKEKPRQQPIVMEAVRILKRGEEPPVPSPAPAPVQARAQAPPADRRLRSPSPASPPVVKARPQAPPADRRVRSPPPASAPIASARAQAPPADKRALRTTSRIGPQQPSVVPTKKMVPVAIATSYAGPAFSAAAPEPSSLPLPGFFFRRAEEEATRGLRCLLRIGELS